A DNA window from Ipomoea triloba cultivar NCNSP0323 chromosome 10, ASM357664v1 contains the following coding sequences:
- the LOC116033542 gene encoding kinesin-like protein KIN-14U, which yields MLIATEEEKISLPVVKSPLMELNLGSIKCMPEAFEESPATSIDVNVVPEDDKHKLEQRILTLEGEIVNLRLKQRSLDEKRREALNKIIDIKGCIRLFCRVRPCLPTDKRRNHQPLSVESERILVRSGASRKEFGFDKVFPQEASQEDVFVEVEPILRSALDGHNVCILAYGQTGTGKTYTMDGTSEAPGVIPRVLEELFRQASLDGSTDYTFSISMLEVYLGNLRDLLAPRPSSRVYAASRCILNIQTDSKGSVDIDGLTEVQISNFTKANWWYNKGRRVRSTSWTNVNEASSRSHCLTRITIYRPGDALGGKPQVSKLWMIDLGGSERLLKTGATGQTLDEGRAINLSLSALGDVISALRRKKGHVPYRNSKLTQILKDSLGNGSKVLMLVHVSPYEDDIVETVCSFSFAKRARAVECNRDLSEESKKKKEKRIAELEEQMMEVDEECQNLKRQIENVQVLLNESKKTFLEYYEPPEDDEKSPVSPEQGFGEILETPKAMRRSSANSMPRFMTSTMASRQRESAAEKQINSKPKSVRSWAKSSVQISGSHSISYSDPTSKHFLRNAHKKTGLGETNSVIPMEDMETKPCATPRGKAAAPPPSNPNSRVKVCHHRRRMSDCL from the exons ATGCTTATTGCCACTGAGGAGGAGAAGATCTCATTGCCTGTGGTGAAATCACCTCTGATGGAGTTAAATCTGGGCTCCATTAAATGTATGCCTGAAGCTTTTGAGGAGTCTCCTGCAACTTCCATTGATGTGAATGTAGTTCCAGAGGATGATAAGCATAAGCTTGAGCAGAGAATCTTGACTTTAGAAG GGGAAATTGTGAATTTGAGGCTAAAACAAAGATCTTTGGatgaaaaaagaagagaagCATTGAATAAGATAATAGACATCAAAG GCTGCATTAGGCTATTTTGTAGAGTTAGGCCATGTTTACCAACAGATAAGAGGAGAAATCATCAACCCCTTTCAGTTGAATCAGAGAGGATTTTGGTTAGATCTGGTGCAAGTAGGAAGGAGTTTGGATTTGATAAGGTTTTCCCCCAGGAAGCAAGCCAAG AGGATGTCTTTGTTGAGGTTGAGCCAATTCTACGATCTGCGCTCGATGGACataatgtgtgtatattagCTTATGGACAGACTGGGACAGGAAAGACATACACAATG GATGGAACTAGCGAGGCTCCTGGGGTCATACCTCGTGTTCTTGAAGAGCTGTTTCGCCAAGCCTCTTTGGATGGCTCTACTGATTATACGTTCTCGATTAGCATGCTGGAGGTTTACTTGGGTAATCTCCGGGATTTGCTTGCTCCGAGGCCTTCCTCGAGAGTATATGCTGCATCGAGATG CATTCTGAATATTCAAACAGATTCAAAAGGATCAGTTGATATTGATGGCCTCACCGAAGTGCAAATATCGAACTTCACCAAAGCAAATTGGTGGTACAACAAAGGGAGGCGGGTGAGATCTACTTCGTGGACGAATGTCAATGAAGCATCGAGCAGATCACATTG CTTAACAAGGATCACCATATATCGCCCCGGTGATGCTCTGGGAGGTAAACCACAAGTAAGCAAACTGTGGATGATTGATCTCGGGGGCAGTGAACGGTTACTTAAAACTGGAGCAACTGGACAAACGCTCGATGAGGGGAGGGCCATTAATCTCTCCCTCTCAGCGCTAGGCGACGTGATTTCAGCCCTACGAAGAAAGAAAGGCCACGTTCCTTACAG AAATAGCAAATTGACGCAAATTCTCAAGGATTCTCTAG GAAACGGTTCAAAAGTATTGATGTTAGTCCATGTAAGTCCATATGAAGACGACATTGTTGAGACAGTCTGCTCATTTAGTTTCGCAAAGAGAGCAAGGGCGGTGGAGTGCAACCGAGACCTTTCAGAA GAATCcaagaagaaaaaggagaagAGGATAGCTGAGCTCGAGGAGCAGATGATGGAAGTTGATGAAGAATGCCAGAACCTAAAACGCCAAATAGAAAACGTCCAAGTTTTGCTAAACGAAAGCAAAAAAACTTTCTTAGAGTACTATGAACCTCCTGAGGATGATGAAAAGAGCCCCGTTAGCCCAGAACAAGGCTTCGGTGAAATCCTGGAAACCCCGAAAGCAATGAGAAGAAGCTCTGCAAACTCGATGCCTCGGTTCATGACCTCTACGATGGCCAGTCGCCAAAGAGAGAGCGCTGCAGAGAAGCAAATTAACAGCAAACCAAAAAGTGTGAGATCTTGGGCTAAAAGTTCAGTACAAATTTCGGGTTCCCACTCAATCAGCTATTCAGATCCCACCTCGAAACACTTTCTGAGAAACGCACACAAAAAGACTGGATTAGGCGAGACGAACAGTGTTATTCCTATGGAGGATATGGAAACAAAGCCTTGTGCTACACCGCGAGGCAAGGCTGCTGCTCCTCCTCCTTCGAATCCCAACTCGAGAGTTAAAGTTTGTCACCATAGAAGAAGAATGTCTGATTGTCTCTAG